The Aquila chrysaetos chrysaetos chromosome 25, bAquChr1.4, whole genome shotgun sequence genome includes the window ATGTAGTTGTAGGACTGCTCACACACTGGAAGTGGGCCTTGTGCTGATGCTCAGCATCACAGTTGAAGTCTACTGTAGACAAAAGTACTCCTGCTGACAATACAAACTCTTAAGATCAGTTAACTgacacaaagaaaaaggattgtTGTATTTCAAAGAACATGTATATCACCATTGGTTAGCATCAggtttgaaaaagcaaaatatttgaaaagtgcTTATACCTCactgtttttgcttttgctatGTCAAGCTCCTTCTGGATGTcctaaaaaatacaaaattcagttttagcAAAGAAACACAAGTGacagaaagaagataaagaacgttaaatgaaaatgagagaTTTTAGCACCATCTATATTGGACTCTGTTCCCCACACGCATGTTTGTGCCTCTATAGTAAGATTTTATTCCAAATAGAACCTGCCTCACTGGTcaagtgaataatttttaatctttggaCTGAAACCCCCTCCAAGAAGGGCGagcaaaaacacaaacaagttTTTGAGATTTAAAGAACTGCAATAGCTAGAGTAAAGCAAACTGGGGTTTGGGATGGCCAACAAAAAACTTAAGTCCTTTTTATCAAGAGGTTACAATTAGAGCAAGTTAGCAAAGCTAACTTCCAATACCTTGGATTCAGCAGAGAGTTTTCCAAGAAGGTCTTCCAGTGTCAGGATGCGCAACTCATGTTCTTGATGTAAAGCCAGGAAGTCAGTCTtagaaaacagggaagaaagaggtggtgtattttcttttggagTACAAATAGCATAATTGATATTTTCTAcaaagcataatttttatttcattctgtaagTGCTTAAGTGATTTATCCTGCATGTAGTGTGAGAAATTACAGAATCTGTAATAAAAGTAAAGACCTGATTCAGCAGTAGTAGGGGTTATATACAGGGAAGTTTACCACAAAACCCCTTCTTTGTCACTAGTCCTTCCTATagtcttctttctctgtatgaAAACAGGATAaatccagctgcttttcagcaatGTAAGACTCTACTTTAGACCAACTGTCTGGAATTAATTCtctcagcaataacaaaaggAGGAACAAATGCTAATGACTATTCCCTAGCATTTACTACCTATTAGTTaattctgtaacagaaaaagaatgctAAAGTCCAATCACTAATAATCTgcattattaaaacagaatacTTCGATCAGGATCAGAAAGCATCAATAACTGACTGTCTTACCTTTTCCTCCAGCTTCATATCTTTAAGATGTTGATCGATCACATTTTTTATTAGCTTCAATGTTTCACTTTTGTCACTCATCTGGGCAACCTGATCTTGAAGATTATGGAGTAGGAGCATTACTTTGCTATATTCTTCATCATGGTGATGGCATCTGTCAGACACGAAGgccatttgcttttccagctcAGTTATACGACCAGAATCAAAGGTATTTATGGTATCCTAAGgtataaagatttttaatatataaaaatcaagACGCTTATTTACATTACCCTTGTGTGTCAAATAGTTATTGTAAAATATTGAAGACATGGGAGGTAAGAAGTcttaaaaagatacagaagtTCTTCCTTAGACTGTTGTCCCTTACCTTTGGGGGTTgcacagagtgaaaaaaatcatcctgTGGTTCAGGAACATGAATAGAGTCATCTATTCTCTGTATTCTATCAATTCTTGTCCAGTTCAACGAAGGTAATGATGAAATGAAGCCATCAAACCCCCAGAACCATATACCTagatcagaaacaaaaagcaaaaatggtgTTCAAGAGAATTCTCCCTTAAGACTGCTTATATCTACAATTTGTCTTCCTACTTAAGGACAAAAGCTACCTTAAGTTTGCAAAGTAGCCTTCACAGTGGACACTACTCCAGTctaaaaaaatcagcatgagTCAGCTTAAAAATTGTTAAGTCAAGCACTCCAGAATATTAAAGAAGATCCATCAGCACCACTCACGCAGTTGTATGGCAGACAACTTACACTTACATATCGTATATCTTTAATCTCACACTACTGCTTCCCTGGCACATAGATCTCATTTACTGATTAAGACAGGCCATGCTCACCGAAGGCAGatggaaatactgctttttgtcTCAATGGAAAAATATCTTGCCTTATACCCTACTTACTACATACCACATTGCATAATATCTAATAAAAGTTGGAGGAAACTTAGGCTTCCATGAAAACAGTCTAGCATTTCACAAAGATTACACTTATTTTTGCAATATCTTAAGTGAGAAGTAGCAGCATTTTGCACACAGGGtaacttcttcctttcttattCTTCCTAGTACAGAGGATTTTGAATCTGTACTAAGTTTCTGAGAAGCTTCATCTTCTCCCCAAAGTAGCTACAAGTTTTTCAGGACACAAAGACATGAAACCGCTTTTCAGAAATGGCCCAGCACTTTCGGTGAATATTTTAAACTGAGTATGTTTATTTCAAAGTAGGCAGTTGGCCTGGAATAGTGTCAACTAACCAGTCTAAAGAGCAGTATTTTAAGCAACTACAGCATGGTCTAGAGCAAAGGAAAGACTTAGGATGAGTTGGTAAAAGAACTTAACCACACTTTTATGAATATTGACAACAATCAAAGCAATCAGTATGCAGCCTACTCTTTATGACCTCATTACTATTCCTATGaagggagattaaaaaaaaaaaaaggacttcagTGCATTTACTTACTCACCAACTCTTTGTCTAAAGAGCTCTATGAAATTAAAACACCGATTTGTATTATAACTAAACTATTCACATACCTAGTAGAAACAGGAGTGGGATAAGAAACAGTAACAGCTTGTAGATCTTTGGAAGGCAtctagagagagagaggggaaagtttacaagaaataatacatttatcatattttattgttttataaCCGGGTAAATAATTTGcttacaaaacaattttttcaaaGGATACACACCTTCTTAGAAGAAACACCTTGAGCAAAGACATCAGAGCAACAAGTTGATACCACCCTGTTCCAAGCAACCTGAACATGCCAGAAGCTGCCCTCCctagaagacaaaaaagcagtAGTGTGAAACGTAATTACTGTGGCACATGTTCAAAGAAACCAAGCAGAGGAACATGCAACTGTGGCCAAGAATACTTTGCGCAGCAGAGAAATGCATGAGTACAGGCAACATGCAGCTTGTTAACATCTAGATTATCACAAGTATGACAGCATTATAACATCAGCTACTCAACAAAACCAATAGCCATGCAAAAAGATGAAGTGCTCATTTGTTATAACAATGCTATCTTGCCAGAAATTCAgtattattaatatttgaaTCCAAGTTACCACGCACTGAAGACCTCAGTATGTTTCAAGAAATGCACAGATTAGCAGCACCAGTTTTTGCCAAGAGGAATACCAATATAGGAAGTGACTACCAAACTAACCACACCCCATTATTCTTGACACCCCATATTCTGTGCTATTCACACACTCATTCCCTCATGAAACAGTCTGGTTAGTCTCCCATTATGCCTGTGAACAGAAATATACCCTCTCATTAAGCCTATTTTGGTCAATAAAGAAAGTAAAGCAGCACATGCATTTCAATGTACAAAAGCTACAGCATAAGCATAGTTGAATTAGTATAAGCCATGTACTGCAGATTCCTAGTTTTATCAAAAGAAACAGTCAACACACACGCACGGATTAGGATAGTAACCTGGAGAAAGAATGGCCAGCCAAAGTAGAGACAACACCTTCTGAGACACAAGCCATCCCGTTGCTCCCACTGTTTGCAATGTGTGAAGCATAAAGTAACCTAGATTATAACAAATTAACTCTATGTGGTAACATACATAAATCAGCTTAAGGTTCTTCTGCAGTAGATGCAGTAAACCAGACTCAATCCCCTGCCCATTACATGTTCTGCATAGTTTTAAAACATACCTTTCAGTAATCTACAAACTTGGTTCTTcactatttaaaagcaaagcaaaccactAATAAATATGAAGCCAAGTAAAACCAAGACAATTTAGAAACAGCATTCTCACATATAAACAGAATGATCAACAGCATCTGTGCAGTAAGAATAtcagtttttcaaaaatcaaaGTTTACATTTTGTAGCATGTTTATCTAACAGTGCCATGCCAAGTATAACAGAGAATAGCAAAAAAAGTACTACCATTACAACTTCTATGCACATCATTACTTTAAAAGCATCTTAATCGATCCGAATTATACATAGAGTTCATTATCTAGGTTCATGTGTAGCAGAAGgaacaattaaaaattttaaatcctagtgaaagaaataatgatGTCTAAGAAATACtgataaataatagaaaatattctCTACTAAAAGTTACAAGCAGtaaattttcattaaactgAATGTTCCCAAGGATCTTCAGTATGTCAGTTTTGagtctcttaaaaaaagaccaaaaccaacaacaacaaaaaaacaataCACTATAACAAAATGCTGTAACTTAAAGCCCACTAAAGCCAACAATTACTATATCCAAGACTAGGACTGTTCGTTCTACAGAACAAACTACATATTatacatttagaaaataatccTACTTTTTAGATTAGCAGATATGTCTGGGTTAATCTGAGGGATTATAGATATACCAACCcaatattttgcaaagcatttaGGTGACTGAAGTGTCTCAaatcattttcctttgctgaataAAGAGCACTCAACAGATTCTTGATGCCTCTGTCATTCAAGCTAGGGAACGCTCATCTCATAGGGAAGATTTTATCCCTATATAAGAGTCCTGTAAAAATTGACTATCactagaacaaaaataaaatgttaaaacccCTTTATTCAAATAATCTGCATACCAATACCTCATaccttgctttcatttaatGGCAGCTTTTCAACCTATTGAGCGCACAGACTTCCCCAAAGTGCAATAAATTAACAATCTGACTTGTTCTTTCTAACATACAAGATGTACGCTGGCCCTATACCTTGTTTTTACTAATAGGTAAGCAGTCTGCCAAGCTTGTACAAAAGGCAGTATCAGAGAAAGAAGTCAAACAGAAAAGGTGTTAAGTTAATTTTCTAGACACTTTATGCTTTTAATCTACTTTGATAGATGAAGGTaaaccccacccccccaaacaatATGTATGATTAATATTGTGAGATTgtgatgcaaaataaaagcaaaagaaaaaaaaaaggtccaagTCAACCTGCATAAGAAAAGGTGTGCCAAATGGTCCTTGCTACCCTTTTAGCCCATGAGGATTGCATGTGGTCTGTGGTGTATATTTCAAGATGTTTCTTCCCCTTACAGTCATCACCTGTTGGTTGTGGTAACAGTTGATTAATGGGACAAAGCCAGGATCAAATTAAGATTGTTACAAGATAACTTGAACAAGTCTATTTCATAACATCAGTTATCAAACCAAAAACCGCTAAGCAAACTTCAGTGGAATAAAACGTGATTGGGGAAATATTACATTACACCAGGCAATTGCCATTCTCCCCTCTACAACTAAGTTGCAAAACAAACGTTTACTTTGTAGCTTCCGTAAAGTCATGGGGTATCTGATACTACTATTATAGCAACAACCTGGTGTACAGCCCAAAGCTAAAAGACAACATCAATCATTATACTTACATATTGATTCCTCATTTACACCAAGACGGCTATCTTCTCTGTAAAACTCCTTTACATTCATGCTTCCACAGTAGTCTGAGTGAGCTGCAACACATTCAAAAAGCATACATGTAATGTAACTCTCAAGTTCAAAGCCTTTAATACAGGCACATTTTAGCTAACATATATGCAGATTTTAGCTAAACTGGCTTAGTTCACTATTAAAGCCAGGTTACTCACAGTAAACCTGAAAAATGATCAAGGAAGAAGCCTACTCTgtgcaatctttttttccttctataaaTAACAGCGGGGCCTTTTTGttcaaaaatctttctgcttcttttcagatAGCAAAGTTAGTAAAAAAGCCCCTAAGTAACAGCTCATCAAATCTTGAGCCCCTATGCCCATCATTCTGTCAAATAGGCCAACCGTTACATCCTTGTGCTGGTTTTACCAGAGATCTTAAAGACTAAGAAGAGAGCATTAGCAAGTTATAAGGCACTGAGGCAGAGAGAACAGGAGAGAACAAAGTTTtattcacacacaaaaatcaatTACCTTCTGCCTATGGCAATTTAACTTCACTCGTACAGTACGTATTATAGAAGAGAAAGCACCGAAGAAGAATCAAACATTTTTGGGAGAAACAAGATGTGCTTTAGAGTAGTGCAGAGTGATGATGGCAGTTTTAGTTTTGCAAGACTGATATAGTCAAGCTTTAAGTGCACAGTGGGCTTAAGGGTAACAAGATGGTCCAAACCTAAAGACATTGAAAAGTTAGGATTTGACACTATCACAccaaacagttttaaaaaaatcaacttaaGTTTCTCAATCTAAACATTACCTTCTACCACTTCCTAGTAAAAATCAACACGTGAATCTTAACTGTAACACAGATCTCATATGCGAATCCTGTTCCAAAACAGGAGGAAAGTATGAAAAGGGTAGCACaactgagagggaaaaaaagtgaaagatagCAGCCAGCCAAAAGACTATAGAAAAAGAACACCATAGTGCCAAAGATGAAGtccataaggaaaaaataaacccaacacACACAATCTGGCTTTGTGTGGAGACCAAGGAAGACAACTGAAAAGGTACCTTTAAATTCATAACCCAGCTTCAACAAAACCATTTGAAATAGTTGCACTAATAGTGATGCAAAAGATGCTGCAGCATGTTTGACAAATCGCAGAATCTTACTCGTGTAGAAATAGGTTCCTcctattgaaaaaaaacagtgtgaACACAAATTATTCACCTGCATAAGGAAGTACTTCTATTCTCTGGTGACCATTAGCTTGTGGAAGAGTGAGGACGAAGCATGGAAAGCCAGGAATATGAAACTTAAGCAAGTGTGGTTTGAAGAGTCTGGATGCACTAGATATTACAGCAAAGCTTTTGTAAGAACCACACATCCTAGGGAAAACGCATTCAAGACGGAACATATGACTTCAGCAAGAATACCTTTTCTTTGTGAGAATTAAGAACTCTAAATAGCAATGAATTCCTTGCTTACAGAACTCAGGATTTCTCAGTGATGCAAGCTGTTGATATTGATTTTGTGGGTCACAGCTCCAAAGAGAAAAACTACATTCTTATTTTGGATTTGAAAGGATGAGGACTTTTCGCCTTCTCCACCTTTACATTGGAAGAAGTCACTGCAGTGGTCTGCCTCAAGTGCTAGAGACACACACTTCTTCAGAGCCACGGGAACAAAGCTGCAGTCCCCCATACTGCTGCTTTCCTAGAATCAGTCACATTCCAAGAAcctgccatgtctgtgtgccCCTTTCCCCACGCTCCCCACGTTTGACCTAGACTAACGGATTCAAGTTCAAAGGAATGTACCGAGATGAGTTCCTTGTAAAATTCTCCTGTGTGAATACAGACTCAGgagcacagaaaacagctttcataCCATGTCAATTTTAGTTCATTATGCTAAGCCAACAGAACTCCTATCTGTGCTACACATTTACCAAGAAGAAATACTTGCCTCAAGGCATTTAAAGTCACACCCTATAGTCCAAACAAACTGATTTCTTGCTACTGAAAACATACTTCATTCAAGAGTAACACACCTACAGAATCCCAAAATTGGTTCCTTTCTAATTCAAGGCCATTCAAGAAACAACTTCATGATAACTGAGAACTACCAACAATCAAGAAATTCAAGATGCTATGCAAGATGCAGGCAGACACAGTCAAGACAGGGAGGACAACCATCCATAAAATAGAGATTGCCTTGGAAAGCCAGAACCTTATTTACAGCAGATTCATTTGGTTTTGAGCTTTAAGAATGTAGTCACTAGGAAGTCTATTTGGAATCAGTTTTTCCCTTTGGAGTTCCATTTTTTAAACTAGTTGAAGTTTAGCTTCTAAAAACACTGTAATAAGCTGCAAGGttaaatgaggagaaaaaaacaaagcagaaagtaGGAAGGTGTCTCTCAGAGATTTCTTGGATAACAGAAGCACTACAAAGTAACAATTCTGCTCAATCTTGAAAgttcctgcaaagaaaaaaaaaccaaaacaaaaccaacacaactgGACCGCAAAGAAGTTTCTATCTGGAAACCCTGACCAAAAACCTCATAAACAGACACATATAGATGCAATACCAGATTAGGAGACTCTTATGATCATTGCTGGTTGGAACAGCCCATTGTGTTCCAAATCAGTTTGGAAATGTAACTTGCTAAGATACCatggcattttcattttgaaattgtttaaTTCCTACTACAGcagcattggaaaaaaaaagttaataattaTACATCAGAAGCTGACAAGTACATAAAGTTTCAACTGATATAGAGAAAGGTATTTCATAAGAGCTGATCTCTAGAATTTAGTTATTGGTAAATTTGGCAGAGTAGGAAAAGTGTTTAAATAACACCACATGGAAAAATGCATCAACTAAACTATATACCATGCTGCTATCCAggtaaaacacaagaaaaagtaACCTACTAGATGCATGTTTCTGGCTCCTATCCCTAGAGTAAATTCTGGAAGATGGCACATGAGAAGCCGAGTATGCTGTAAGAACCTCCTTCCGATCAGAAAGCATGCTGCAGTCACTGCAAGTGTAGCCATTGATCATTGCGGCCGGTGTTTCTGCTGTTGCGATATCACCATTTCCCTGCATCGGTGTAGTATCGCTACCTAGCAAACCAAGAGTAAAACAGTCAGTGCATTGACATCAGTATTGCCATCACTAATTACCATTAAACAGAATGcatgtggaaggaaaaggaaagtgtagTTACCTTTAGGGTCGCCTTCATCATCAAGaccttcaaaggaaaaaaaaaaaatttggtccCAAATATAAGGAAGTCCCATAATCAACTATGATATCTGACATGAACTCAAATTTAAAGTCCCACTAATTTTAAGACCACAAAGAAAAGCCACTTTATGGTTAGTATTTAACATATTTTGCAGTCCACCACATGAATAGATCCATATATTCAGACATTAATGTAGTAGGGTAACAGTTAGTGAAAAGCATTCTACCACAGAAGCGGCAGACAACATAACATGAATGACAGCTACACCTTTTCTTAGCTCCCATGTGACTTTAAAGCAGCTAATTACAAGCTTatgctgtttctgttgcttGGTAACTACTTTGGTACCACTGTATTTGAAGATTCTGTTTTAAGAGCCAGGTAATCTAAAGTTGAGAAGGTGTTCTACTAAGATTGAAACAATTCTTTACATTAGGACTCTGGGAAGGTTGCAAGCGTACTGACTAGAAACAAATAGTCTGAATCAGGAGATATAATAAGTTGTTGATCTTCTCCTACACAACATTCTACATAGACAATACTTTATGTAGGCAACTCCCATATTTTCCTCTTCAATGAAAAATTAGGTTCCAGAAAAACACACTTGTAtatacttgcaaaaaaaaaaaaaacaatcccacACCAGCCAGCCACTACTTTGCAACTTTCAGATTAAAGTACATTAAGTTGAAACACTTGActataaacaaacaagaaaatgcttATCCTTTGGCTTTTCAAAGACAAGTTACATGTTTACCATTCTTTAGATACAGTATTCTATGCACATTTTGAAGAACATAATGATAACAGATAATTGCATCTATACAAGTCTATAGTGTCGCATCACAAAATCATATACATTTGCCTGGCATATTAACTTGACTGTGCAACGTGTCCTGATGCTGACTATGCCCATGAATCAAGTTTACTCACTGGACTGAATTTCCAGTAGGCATCTTAGCAAGCAGACATCTACAGCAAAAGAGTAAGTACATGCACATTTCAGGGCAGGATGGAAAAATGGATGGGGAAAAGCAGGAAGATGTGGACATATGTTTATACACACCAAACGATAAGCAGTTTTCACAGTCTGATATGAGCAATAGCAATGATTACCTACCCCAGAAATGATCGACTTCTGTCTGCTCTCGAATCAAAGATTCATCCAATACAGTGGATACCATTGATGCATCACTGGCATGGCTATTGAAACTGCTTTGGCTAAAAATGGAAGAGCTGGATAGATTTTTCCTTGGTGTGTGTCTTACACTGCCAGATTGTTTATTTGTACTTTTGCATTGCTTCAACATCctaggaaacaaagcaaagacaaataaGACATAGCACTAAAGATGCAAATTTCTCTTCGcctctcattttaaatgaaaaaaaaaacagtcaaggTATTTTAATACCAACATGACTAGACAACTCAAAtcaggtttaaaagaaaatcctcatTCAACCACCTATACTCTTGCAAAGACTTCACTGCAAACCACACACTGAACATAATTTTCAAAGTATGGCAGTAAACACTGagaacaaagaataaaacagcAGGTAACCTATGTTTGTACTACCGTGTTCAAACAGGAAGTCTCAAGACTCCAAACAATAAATTAACTTGTGATGATAAAAAGTGCTTACTTATAAGACTGTTCTCTGAAGGACATCTTTCCGGCATAAGAGCTGTCATGAGGGATATCATTTTGTGCATCATCTGATTTATTAAATCTTGCAGCAGCTAACCGTAAACTACGCCGTGACATTCTTGGTGAATCAAATACTGgatctattttgttttcagtctcaAAATCCAAAGCAGATGAAGAGTAACTTGAACTGCAACAAAATAAGAACAGCAAAGTTACCAGAGTTTAAGAGAAAATTCCCCCAGTAACAAACATGCCCTTCAAGCTAGACTAAGTTTCCATTAAAAGCAGTTTATCTGGGGTTATGGAGCAGTTCCCACAAGATATGCCACATAACCCAAACAACTTAGAACTACATAGATATTCAAGGTTCTCTTAAGCAATTCATATTAAAAAGTTTAACAACTGAAAGCAAGTCACAGTTAGAAAGAAACAACCACCATGGAAACCACATTTGAAGTTGAGCCAGAGCAAGCATCCGTTATACAGCCTCAGACACATAGTTCTTTTGGGACCAATTTGAGAGGAAGCCATTCATGACACAGTTTCTTCACCACGCCtagcagcaaattaaaaatcatgaTGCTCTCTAAATTGCAAGTTAAAGATTCATTTATAGTcaaagggggtttttttattattttttgtttgccaATTCCTTGTTTTGAGAACCAAAGACCCATATGTCACACTACTCTGAATTTCCATCTCCCAACAAGTAGGAACTTCCCCCCTTTAAGATACTTAAAGACTTCCCTACTTTAGCTACATTAGTTTAACTaccattactttttaaaaagtgcttttaaaagatttcttaatttaatgcaaatcattagaaatatttaactctgaacaaataaaaaaaagtttagagtctttcatccatttttctctgttttatccTACAGAGGCAAGTTTACATGTAGACAAGCCTCACATCATTACCCCAGAACTCTACTCCACACTTCTGCACTTGATTCTCTGAGAACCTCTGTGAAAATTTACAGTGAAGACAAAGCAGCAACACAAGGCAAACACAAACAGATTAAATGGAGGAGtcagtaagaaataaatttactaTAACAGAAGTTTAGCCTAAAGCAGAATACTTATCAAAGGAAACATTCAGTCATGTAACCGAGCACAGCTTGCTATTACAGGGTATTGCACAGTGGGAGTCCAGGTCCTAGAACCACTCAGCACTATGAGCGCTCTAGGCCAGCTTTCCCAGAGAGTCTGTTCCCTCCTGGACCACAGATATATCCAGAGCTGTAACAACAGTTACTTTAATAttcctggggtttttgtttggtttttttttttttttaaaaagaagagctgaGCAAGATATTGTTAACTAAAGCAGCTCCTTCTCCCCAAAatcccaaagaaaaacaagcaagcaaattAGATCTGAATGAGTAGATTCTACTGTGCaatctgtatttgaaatggaagctttccctttaaaaaaaaaaaaataaacagctactataaaatgtaattgtgCAAAAACAATTTAATGGAAATCATTTTCTTACACAATAATTAAAAACCCAGAACACTACAAAGTAATAATATAATATGTATTGTATTGCTTTGGcatacaaatatgttaacatcAGAAGGCCCAGTAGCTACACTTACAGTAATGATTTAATTCTGACAAGGTGGGTGCTTTTAAAGCGAGTTTCTTGATTGCTCCACAAtgcaaaaagtaaaacacatAAGATGGGACTGTGTCAGAGCACATGAACTGCATTTCcttcagctaaaaaaaaccctaacccaGGCAATGCACTGCAGGAAAACACCTAGCTGCTTCAGCATCAAATGGGCATTCAGCCCACAGAACCAGACTAGAGCTTGTCCAAAATAACTTCTTCTATCACTCAGAGGTGCACAGATTTGATGGCAGGTCTTCAGCAACACCTGCTTGATCTTATTGGCCTGCCCTGCTAATACTGCCACATGCAGCGCAACCCCGCGTAAGGCAGGAGTCTAAGCTCAGCTTAAGACAAACCCAGCATACATTACTATATACGTTATGCTTATTAATCCTTGCTTACATTTGGGtggaaggcagagaggaaatAAGATGGGAGCCGCCTCATGTGAAAACAGGTTTAGTCTACATTTGGTTAGGTACAAAAGGATATAATTttcacagttttcaaaaatattaagtttAGATAGCTTGCATTCTGACAGATGTGAAGTGAGAATACGAGTTAAATACAGCTCCTGTTGCTCATTCTGAAAGGGTTGGAGCCAC containing:
- the SUN1 gene encoding SUN domain-containing protein 1 isoform X9, whose amino-acid sequence is MCFCLRPCKLEDLLWRILGPGFSAKQSFCGYPVLARVKLAPAQRGTRSPPIPLCQRQKSWRRTASERERKPKKDRVGRKTAGGEAETLGKKVSEDPRNRGRTEDQRSSYSSSALDFETENKIDPVFDSPRMSRRSLRLAAARFNKSDDAQNDIPHDSSYAGKMSFREQSYKMLKQCKSTNKQSGSVRHTPRKNLSSSSIFSQSSFNSHASDASMVSTVLDESLIREQTEVDHFWGLDDEGDPKGSDTTPMQGNGDIATAETPAAMINGYTCSDCSMLSDRKEVLTAYSASHVPSSRIYSRDRSQKHASRGTYFYTSKILRFVKHAAASFASLLVQLFQMVLLKLGYEFKAHSDYCGSMNVKEFYREDSRLGVNEESICDDCKGKKHLEIYTTDHMQSSWAKRVARTIWHTFSYAGYFMLHTLQTVGATGWLVSQKVLSLLWLAILSPGRAASGMFRLLGTGWYQLVALMSLLKVFLLRRCLPKIYKLLLFLIPLLFLLGIWFWGFDGFISSLPSLNWTRIDRIQRIDDSIHVPEPQDDFFHSVQPPKDTINTFDSGRITELEKQMAFVSDRCHHHDEEYSKVMLLLHNLQDQVAQMSDKSETLKLIKNVIDQHLKDMKLEEKTDFLALHQEHELRILTLEDLLGKLSAESKDIQKELDIAKAKTVRDDDEHGQLLDKVKKLELELSQMKSELLTGESMKTSCEKIDVIHEKVDAQVKESVKLMLFGDRQEDFPESLLQWLTSNFVSKSDLQTLLRDLELQILKNITLHMSVTNQKLTSEVVTNAVTNAGISGITEAYAILKIEEFPRNNGIPKKCSSGSWEGGGKNASFEENTSQDAV
- the SUN1 gene encoding SUN domain-containing protein 1 isoform X5, translating into MSRRSLRLAAARFNKSDDAQNDIPHDSSYAGKMSFREQSYKMLKQCKSTNKQSGSVRHTPRKNLSSSSIFSQSSFNSHASDASMVSTVLDESLIREQTEVDHFWGLDDEGDPKGSDTTPMQGNGDIATAETPAAMINGYTCSDCSMLSDRKEVLTAYSASHVPSSRIYSRDRSQKHASTHSDYCGSMNVKEFYREDSRLGVNEESICYFMLHTLQTVGATGWLVSQKVLSLLWLAILSPGRAASGMFRLLGTGWYQLVALMSLLKVFLLRRCLPKIYKLLLFLIPLLFLLGIWFWGFDGFISSLPSLNWTRIDRIQRIDDSIHVPEPQDDFFHSVQPPKDTINTFDSGRITELEKQMAFVSDRCHHHDEEYSKVMLLLHNLQDQVAQMSDKSETLKLIKNVIDQHLKDMKLEEKTDFLALHQEHELRILTLEDLLGKLSAESKDIQKELDIAKAKTVRDDDEHGQLLDKVKKLELELSQMKSELLTGESMKTSCEKIDVIHEKVDAQVKESVKLMLFGDRQEDFPESLLQWLTSNFVSKSDLQTLLRDLELQILKNITLHMSVTNQKLTSEVVTNAVTNAGISGITEAQAQIIVNNALKLYSQDKTGMVDFALESGGGSILSTRCSETYETKTALISLFGIPLWYFSQSPRVVIQPDMYPGNCWAFKGSQGYLVVRLSMKIYPTAFTVEHIPKTLSPTGNITSAPRNFSVYGLDDEYQEEGKLLGQYVYDQGGEPLQMFPVMEKSENAFQIVELRIFSNWGHAEYTCLYRFRVHGKPAE
- the SUN1 gene encoding SUN domain-containing protein 1 isoform X8 gives rise to the protein MSRRSLRLAAARFNKSDDAQNDIPHDSSYAGKMSFREQSYKMLKQCKSTNKQSGSVRHTPRKNLSSSSIFSQSSFNSHASDASMVSTVLDESLIREQTEVDHFWGLDDEGDPKGSDTTPMQGNGDIATAETPAAMINGYTCSDCSMLSDRKEVLTAYSASHVPSSRIYSRDRSQKHASRGTYFYTSKILRFVKHAAASFASLLVQLFQMVLLKLGYEFKAHSDYCGSMNVKEFYREDSRLGVNEESICDDCKGKKHLEIYTTDHMQSSWAKRVARTIWHTFSYAGYFMLHTLQTVGATGWLVSQKVLSLLWLAILSPGRAASGMFRLLGTGWYQLVALMSLLKVFLLRRCLPKIYKLLLFLIPLLFLLGIWFWGFDGFISSLPSLNWTRIDRIQRIDDSIHVPEPQDDFFHSVQPPKDTINTFDSGRITELEKQMAFVSDRCHHHDEEYSKVMLLLHNLQDQVAQMSDKSETLKLIKNVIDQHLKDMKLEEKTDFLALHQEHELRILTLEDLLGKLSAESKDIQKELDIAKAKTVRDDDEHGQLLDKVKKLELELSQMKSELLTGESMKTSCEKIDVIHEKVDAQVKESVKLMLFGDRQEDFPESLLQWLTSNFVSKSDLQTLLRDLELQILKNITLHMSVTNQKLTSEVVTNAVTNAGISGITEAQAQIIVNNALKLYSQDKTGMVDFALESGGGSILSTRCSETYETKTALISLFGIPLWYFSQSPRVVIQPDMYPGNCWAFKGSQGYLVVRLSMKIYPTAFTVEHIPKTLSPTGNITSAPRNFSVYGLDDEYQEEGKLLGQYVYDQGGEPLQMFPVMEKSENAFQIVELRIFSNWGHAEYTCLYRFRVHGKPAE